Proteins co-encoded in one Cupriavidus nantongensis genomic window:
- a CDS encoding endo alpha-1,4 polygalactosaminidase has translation MHGNDAKKAAALLSVALSLALGGCGGDGGQTEMVSPTAAATTRHINDTTTSATTRWAPALTDTWQIQLTGRLNTSYAVTAYDFDLFDTPQATIDALKAQGRRVICYFSAGSSEDWRPDFNQFTEADQGAPLSGWAGERWLDTRSANVRRIMQARRDLAVSKGCDAVDPDNVDGYTNSPGLPLTAETQLDYNRFLAAEAHARGLAVGLKNDVGQVAELAASFDFAINEQCFQYRECGAYTAFTGQGKPVFQIEYATKYRDAATRAGLCAKAQAANLRTLVLPRTLNGSFRYACDA, from the coding sequence ATGCATGGCAACGATGCGAAGAAGGCAGCGGCGCTGCTGTCGGTTGCGCTGAGCCTGGCACTGGGCGGCTGCGGTGGCGACGGCGGACAGACCGAGATGGTGTCGCCGACCGCCGCGGCCACGACGCGGCACATCAACGACACGACGACCAGCGCCACCACGCGCTGGGCCCCGGCGCTTACCGACACCTGGCAGATCCAGCTGACCGGCAGGCTCAATACCAGCTATGCGGTGACCGCCTATGACTTCGACTTGTTCGATACGCCCCAGGCCACCATCGATGCGCTCAAGGCGCAGGGCCGGCGCGTGATCTGCTACTTCTCGGCTGGCAGTTCCGAGGACTGGCGCCCCGACTTCAACCAGTTCACCGAGGCGGACCAGGGCGCCCCGCTGTCGGGCTGGGCCGGCGAGCGCTGGCTGGATACGCGCTCGGCCAACGTGCGTCGCATCATGCAGGCGCGCAGGGACCTGGCGGTCAGCAAGGGCTGCGATGCGGTCGATCCCGACAATGTCGATGGCTATACCAACAGCCCCGGCCTGCCGTTGACGGCCGAGACCCAGCTCGACTACAACCGCTTCCTGGCGGCTGAGGCGCATGCGCGCGGGCTGGCGGTGGGCTTGAAGAACGACGTGGGCCAGGTGGCCGAGCTGGCCGCGAGCTTTGACTTCGCCATCAACGAACAGTGCTTCCAGTACCGCGAGTGCGGTGCCTATACCGCGTTCACGGGACAGGGCAAGCCGGTATTCCAGATCGAATACGCCACCAAGTACCGGGACGCCGCCACGCGCGCCGGGTTGTGCGCCAAGGCCCAGGCGGCCAACCTGCGCACGCTGGTGCTGCCCAGGACGCTGAACGGGTCGTTCCGCTACGCCTGCGACGCCTGA
- a CDS encoding amidohydrolase family protein: MIIDTSCYPTNLVDLAWRHDGDPFTGERLIQMMDGPFTINGKPRRIDKAFIQPPQGNTIYTYTDGVKSGSESIDAYMAYTVEMVRKYPDRFIGCFVYNPRCGVQNGVNAIEHYVKKLGFKMVQFQANMHAYRPDRALDWLRPALQKCAELGVLVKLHTGDGPYSIPTEWVPMMKEFPTVNFIMAHFGVQTGGVYCFEPFQMAMDMPNVYCESGWCLQSRIVEFAKVLPKHKILFGSDTPPNEPGMWLRLLEVLCFEPPQGLNLDEDTLEDYLGNNVARMIGLEPTPVPRTLEEAKARLAA, translated from the coding sequence ATGATCATCGACACCAGCTGTTATCCGACCAACCTGGTGGACCTGGCCTGGCGCCACGACGGCGACCCGTTCACCGGCGAGCGCCTGATCCAGATGATGGACGGCCCATTCACCATCAACGGCAAGCCGCGCCGCATCGACAAGGCCTTTATCCAGCCGCCGCAGGGCAACACCATCTACACCTACACCGACGGCGTGAAGTCAGGCAGCGAATCGATCGACGCGTACATGGCGTACACGGTCGAGATGGTGCGGAAGTACCCGGACCGCTTTATCGGCTGCTTCGTCTACAACCCGCGCTGCGGCGTGCAGAACGGCGTCAACGCCATCGAGCACTACGTGAAGAAGCTGGGCTTCAAGATGGTCCAGTTCCAGGCCAACATGCACGCCTACCGCCCCGACCGCGCGCTCGACTGGCTGCGTCCGGCGCTGCAGAAATGCGCCGAGCTGGGCGTGCTGGTCAAGCTGCATACCGGCGACGGTCCCTACAGCATCCCGACCGAATGGGTGCCGATGATGAAGGAGTTCCCAACGGTGAACTTCATCATGGCCCACTTCGGCGTTCAGACCGGCGGCGTGTACTGCTTCGAGCCGTTCCAGATGGCGATGGACATGCCCAACGTGTACTGCGAATCGGGCTGGTGCCTGCAGTCGCGCATCGTCGAGTTCGCCAAGGTGCTGCCCAAGCACAAGATCCTGTTCGGTTCCGACACCCCGCCCAATGAGCCCGGCATGTGGCTGCGCCTGCTGGAAGTGCTGTGCTTCGAGCCGCCCCAGGGGCTGAACCTGGACGAGGACACGCTCGAGGACTACCTCGGCAACAACGTCGCCCGGATGATCGGCCTCGAGCCGACGCCGGTGCCGCGCACGCTGGAAGAGGCGAAAGCGCGCCTGGCCGCATAA
- a CDS encoding amidohydrolase family protein — protein MIIDTHLHPTNLVDEAWRHTGEPFNGERMLKMMDGPYMINGKPRRIDMGFIQPPPGNTGYRDGNRRGREGIRDYMAYIAELCQKYPDRFIGNFTFNPRWGPEEGALELEFHVKEYGFKMLKLHANMHGYRPDRALDWLRPAMKVCAKYNVVVLIHTGDGPYTIPTMFYPIIREFPMVNFIIGHFGIQTGGNYSFEAFWMAMDTPNVYCESGWCFQSRIVEFARQLPRDKIVFGTDTPPNEPGMWLRELEMLCGPAPQGMDLDEDGLEDYMGNNIARLVGIETTAPPRTQEEALARLKDTYASTR, from the coding sequence ATGATTATCGACACCCACCTGCACCCGACCAACCTGGTCGACGAAGCCTGGCGCCACACCGGCGAGCCCTTCAACGGCGAGCGCATGCTCAAGATGATGGACGGCCCCTACATGATCAACGGCAAGCCGCGCCGCATCGACATGGGCTTTATCCAGCCGCCGCCGGGCAACACCGGCTACCGCGACGGCAACCGCCGCGGCCGCGAAGGCATCCGCGACTACATGGCGTATATCGCCGAGCTGTGCCAGAAGTACCCCGACCGCTTTATCGGCAACTTCACCTTCAACCCGCGCTGGGGCCCGGAAGAAGGCGCGCTGGAGCTCGAATTCCACGTCAAGGAGTACGGCTTCAAGATGCTGAAGCTGCATGCCAACATGCACGGCTACCGGCCCGACCGCGCGCTCGACTGGCTGCGCCCGGCGATGAAGGTCTGCGCCAAGTACAACGTGGTGGTGCTGATCCATACCGGCGACGGGCCGTACACGATTCCGACCATGTTCTACCCGATCATCCGCGAATTCCCGATGGTCAATTTCATCATCGGGCATTTCGGCATCCAGACCGGCGGCAACTATTCGTTCGAGGCGTTCTGGATGGCGATGGACACGCCCAACGTGTACTGCGAATCGGGCTGGTGCTTCCAGTCGCGCATCGTCGAGTTCGCGCGCCAGCTGCCGCGCGACAAGATCGTGTTCGGCACCGACACGCCGCCCAACGAGCCCGGCATGTGGCTGCGCGAGCTGGAAATGCTGTGCGGCCCCGCGCCGCAGGGTATGGACCTGGACGAGGACGGGCTCGAGGACTACATGGGCAACAACATCGCCCGGCTGGTCGGCATCGAGACCACCGCGCCGCCCAGGACGCAGGAAGAGGCCCTGGCGCGGCTGAAGGATACCTACGCCAGCACCCGGTAG
- a CDS encoding UbiD family decarboxylase gives MNSPAARFVPATPATPARQSFHDTSQDFHQFLAAYREAFPEDVLHIREPVGADQDPTALVWALAAQGRHPALLFDHVEGLGTSLATNLFASRERVGRMLGGVPPAGIHAEYQARSRRMVAPRVLDSGAVTGHVETQHIDLRTIPAIRHFATDRGPYITNAILIAEDPDSGIGNASYHRSMLHSPSEIATSLHSRGHLWRMQQRAAELGRPLPVAMVIGAHPLFMLAGAARLPFGVDERHVAGGLFGAPLEVVRTPRHGILVPAHAEIVLEGVIDPEARVDEGPFGEFTGYSSDRSTNNLLRVQSVMRRTDAWLVDVVGGNSAEHLNLGRIPRESEMVEKLRERFPGVTAVHYPSSGTHFHAYVALRQSRPGEARQVMLGLLGWDPYLKTVVAVDEDVDITRDEEVLWAMATHLQPHLDVVVVDGLPGSALDPSASGVGTTSRMGLDATRGPNFDGIRARIDPAAMTRAAALLARLERAASHVP, from the coding sequence ATGAACTCACCCGCAGCGCGCTTCGTTCCCGCGACCCCGGCGACGCCGGCGCGCCAGTCTTTCCACGACACCTCGCAGGACTTCCACCAGTTCCTGGCCGCCTACCGCGAGGCCTTTCCCGAAGACGTGCTGCATATCCGCGAGCCGGTCGGCGCCGACCAGGACCCGACCGCGCTGGTGTGGGCGCTGGCCGCGCAAGGGCGCCATCCGGCCTTGCTGTTCGACCATGTCGAGGGACTGGGCACATCGCTCGCCACCAACCTGTTCGCCTCGCGCGAGCGCGTCGGGCGCATGCTGGGCGGCGTGCCGCCCGCTGGCATCCATGCCGAGTACCAGGCCCGCAGCCGCCGCATGGTGGCGCCGCGCGTGCTCGACAGCGGCGCCGTCACCGGCCATGTCGAGACGCAGCACATCGACCTGCGCACGATCCCGGCGATCCGGCACTTCGCCACCGACCGCGGCCCCTACATCACCAACGCGATCCTGATCGCGGAAGACCCCGACAGCGGCATCGGCAACGCCAGCTACCACCGCTCGATGCTGCATTCGCCGAGCGAGATCGCCACCAGCCTCCATTCGCGCGGCCACCTGTGGCGCATGCAGCAGCGCGCCGCCGAACTGGGCCGGCCGCTGCCGGTGGCGATGGTGATCGGCGCGCATCCGCTGTTCATGCTGGCCGGCGCCGCGCGGCTGCCGTTCGGCGTGGACGAGCGCCATGTCGCCGGCGGCCTGTTCGGCGCGCCGCTGGAAGTGGTACGCACGCCGCGCCACGGCATCCTGGTGCCGGCGCATGCCGAGATCGTGCTCGAAGGCGTGATCGATCCCGAGGCCCGCGTCGACGAAGGCCCGTTCGGCGAGTTCACCGGCTACTCGTCGGACCGCTCGACCAACAACCTGCTGCGCGTGCAGAGCGTGATGCGGCGCACGGACGCGTGGCTGGTCGACGTGGTCGGCGGCAACTCGGCCGAGCACCTGAACCTGGGCCGGATCCCGCGCGAGTCCGAGATGGTGGAGAAGCTGCGCGAGCGCTTCCCCGGCGTCACCGCGGTGCACTACCCAAGCTCCGGCACGCATTTCCATGCCTACGTGGCGCTGCGCCAGAGCCGCCCGGGCGAGGCCCGCCAGGTGATGCTGGGCCTGCTCGGCTGGGACCCGTACCTGAAGACCGTGGTCGCGGTGGACGAGGACGTCGATATCACCCGCGACGAGGAAGTGCTGTGGGCCATGGCCACGCACCTGCAGCCGCACCTGGACGTGGTGGTGGTGGACGGGCTGCCGGGCAGTGCGCTGGATCCGTCGGCATCCGGTGTCGGCACCACGTCACGCATGGGGCTGGATGCGACGCGCGGGCCCAATTTCGACGGCATCCGCGCGCGCATCGACCCTGCCGCGATGACACGCGCGGCCGCGCTGCTGGCGCGGCTGGAGCGTGCGGCATCGCACGTGCCGTGA